Proteins from one Leptonema illini DSM 21528 genomic window:
- the hpf gene encoding ribosome hibernation-promoting factor, HPF/YfiA family: MDITFHFHNIESSEGLKEAARKVIDKLSPQFSRLIGATVRFKVEKVNQIVEITMNGDGGVFVAEDKTTDMYASLDLVEKKLERQIKKHKGKQHAHHARHG, encoded by the coding sequence ATGGATATTACCTTTCACTTTCATAACATCGAGTCGTCCGAAGGACTGAAAGAAGCGGCGCGCAAGGTCATTGATAAGCTCTCTCCTCAGTTCAGCCGCCTCATCGGTGCGACGGTTCGCTTCAAAGTGGAAAAGGTGAATCAGATCGTTGAAATCACTATGAACGGAGATGGCGGTGTGTTCGTTGCCGAAGATAAGACCACCGATATGTATGCCTCTCTTGACCTCGTTGAAAAGAAACTCGAGCGTCAGATCAAGAAGCATAAAGGCAAGCAGCACGCACATCACGCCCGTCACGGATGA
- a CDS encoding sensor histidine kinase, translated as MPNEAPKADRWEKEESRILLRDIFYVILVLWVSVFVAESFFLNEQSTPFDRIFGYIVVFIPLGTLNFFLHYLYRNRRIKRTGKLRSSLRYRLILAFLIVSIIPSLPIFLLTSGRVESVIGVFFDLDFRGAMDSAEHMMADWEKEASTLFYNSVRQRRAAVLATFLKDSQGKFEPALFDGLIQERYDAVYLVERNSPVLLYGPSLKTSDLVQELVQSGPSGDGYGLVTVDLRRYAFVSLTVRPELQIMLVKRLYPARSADEMKYRQVNRLLNVDEARWEKVIPYSLRLSLAILYLGMIIADIIVAIVIARQISHPIVSLAAATRAVTEGKLDTRIDLRAEGEIGILIESFNSMTEELQTLRSRLLHSLRVGAWQEVARRLAHEIKNPLTPIQLSSERMLRKLDRGNRDDLDDVVRTGANTIIEQVNVLKHLLEEFSNFARLPSPRPELVQIGPLIQESAELFRNIPGVDIEVRVMDNLPDIWIDKTLFIGMMNNLVKNGIEAVYERFPDGQELPQKEGRIVISAVLHRQAGRRFVLLKVEDNGPGIPEEMRDSIFEPYFSTKGEHGNGLGLALVERAVLEHNARIYVSRSSMGGAEFRILFPEGKA; from the coding sequence ATGCCGAATGAGGCTCCGAAGGCGGATCGCTGGGAAAAGGAAGAGTCGCGGATTCTTCTGCGCGACATCTTTTACGTTATACTCGTTCTGTGGGTCAGCGTCTTTGTCGCTGAAAGCTTCTTTCTTAACGAACAGTCGACGCCTTTTGATCGTATCTTCGGCTATATCGTCGTTTTCATCCCTCTGGGCACGCTTAACTTTTTTCTTCATTATCTGTACCGCAACCGGCGTATCAAACGCACGGGCAAGCTGCGATCGAGTTTGCGCTATCGTTTGATTCTCGCCTTTCTCATCGTATCGATTATCCCGTCTCTGCCGATCTTTCTTCTGACCTCGGGCCGGGTGGAGTCCGTCATCGGCGTCTTCTTCGATCTGGATTTTCGCGGAGCCATGGATTCGGCCGAGCATATGATGGCGGACTGGGAGAAAGAGGCCTCGACTCTTTTTTATAACAGCGTCAGGCAGCGGCGTGCCGCCGTACTGGCTACGTTCTTGAAGGACTCTCAGGGCAAATTTGAACCGGCGCTTTTCGACGGGCTGATTCAGGAAAGGTACGATGCCGTTTATCTTGTGGAGCGTAATTCTCCCGTTTTGCTGTACGGACCTTCTTTGAAAACGAGCGATCTGGTACAGGAGCTCGTTCAGAGCGGACCATCCGGCGACGGCTACGGCCTCGTCACGGTCGACCTGCGTCGTTACGCCTTCGTTTCGTTAACCGTTCGTCCGGAACTGCAGATTATGCTTGTGAAAAGGCTCTATCCGGCGCGATCGGCCGACGAGATGAAATACAGACAGGTGAACCGTCTGTTAAACGTCGACGAAGCCCGGTGGGAGAAGGTCATCCCCTACAGCTTGCGTCTCAGCCTTGCCATCCTCTATCTCGGTATGATCATCGCCGATATCATCGTCGCCATCGTCATCGCCCGACAGATCTCGCATCCTATCGTCTCGCTTGCGGCGGCGACGCGTGCCGTAACGGAGGGCAAGCTTGATACGCGCATTGATCTGCGCGCCGAAGGCGAGATAGGCATCCTTATCGAGTCGTTCAACAGCATGACCGAAGAGCTGCAAACGCTGCGCAGCCGCCTCTTACACAGCCTGCGCGTCGGCGCCTGGCAGGAGGTGGCCCGTCGTCTGGCGCATGAGATCAAGAATCCGCTTACGCCGATTCAGCTTTCTTCGGAACGTATGCTACGCAAGCTGGACCGAGGCAATCGGGATGATCTTGACGACGTCGTCCGTACCGGAGCAAACACGATTATCGAACAGGTGAACGTTCTCAAGCATCTGCTTGAAGAGTTCTCGAACTTCGCCCGGCTTCCTTCTCCGCGGCCCGAGCTCGTTCAGATCGGCCCTCTGATTCAGGAATCGGCCGAACTCTTTCGTAATATTCCCGGCGTCGATATTGAGGTCCGGGTCATGGATAATCTTCCCGACATCTGGATTGATAAGACGCTTTTTATAGGTATGATGAATAATCTCGTGAAAAATGGGATTGAAGCCGTGTACGAGAGGTTTCCCGATGGTCAGGAGCTTCCGCAGAAAGAGGGACGGATCGTCATATCGGCCGTGCTGCATCGTCAGGCCGGGCGTCGGTTCGTCCTTTTGAAAGTGGAGGATAACGGACCCGGCATTCCCGAAGAGATGCGCGACAGCATCTTTGAGCCATATTTCTCGACAAAAGGGGAGCACGGGAACGGTCTCGGCCTGGCGCTCGTAGAGCGGGCCGTGCTCGAACACAATGCGCGCATCTACGTGAGCCGCTCGTCTATGGGTGGAGCGGAATTCCGTATTTTATTTCCTGAAGGAAAGGCCTGA
- a CDS encoding sigma-54-dependent transcriptional regulator codes for MKVYVIDDDRSIRTSLKEILEDEDFVVEQFATGKSAVKALEKERPALILLDLWLGKEDGLEVLDEIRRMYPALPVLMISGHGTIEQAVAATKKGAVDFLEKPLSIQSILDKIHAVLHVEPNVAKKKEVQLDFDEIIGDSEQILRVKQAIAQAARTNARVFIFGENGTGKELVARAIFRNSSRSDKPFVDLNCAAIPAELIESELFGHEKGAFTGAADRRIGKFEQADEGTLFLDEICDMAMTMQAKVLRVLEEQRFQRVGGNESISVDVRVIAATNIDPQQAIRDGRFREDLYYRLNVIPINMPALRERMGDIPLLLDHFLRQAVKANGLPAKVFTPGAIDLLARYEWPGNVRELKNVVERLAILSEGEQIDVNQVADSLFRPDQDDQFPGLDLRSARRDFEKKYIMQALKQFEKNISRTARFLGMERTHLHRKLKTLKINLDEL; via the coding sequence ATGAAAGTTTATGTAATCGATGACGATCGTTCGATCCGCACGTCTCTGAAAGAGATCCTTGAAGACGAGGATTTTGTCGTCGAGCAATTCGCCACGGGTAAAAGCGCCGTGAAGGCTCTTGAGAAAGAGCGTCCGGCTCTGATTCTGCTTGATCTGTGGTTAGGCAAAGAAGACGGGCTCGAAGTTCTGGATGAGATCCGTCGTATGTATCCTGCCTTGCCCGTTCTGATGATCTCGGGGCACGGAACGATCGAGCAGGCCGTCGCGGCGACGAAAAAAGGGGCGGTCGACTTTCTTGAAAAGCCGCTTTCCATTCAGTCCATCCTCGATAAGATCCATGCCGTGTTGCACGTCGAGCCTAACGTAGCTAAGAAGAAAGAAGTGCAGCTCGACTTTGACGAGATCATCGGCGACTCCGAGCAGATCCTGCGAGTGAAACAGGCCATCGCCCAGGCAGCGCGCACAAATGCCCGTGTTTTTATCTTCGGCGAGAACGGTACCGGTAAAGAGCTCGTCGCCCGCGCCATCTTTCGCAATTCTTCGAGATCCGATAAGCCGTTCGTCGATCTGAACTGCGCCGCCATTCCCGCCGAGCTTATCGAATCGGAGCTTTTCGGCCACGAAAAAGGCGCCTTCACCGGAGCAGCCGATCGTCGTATCGGCAAGTTCGAGCAGGCCGACGAAGGCACGCTCTTTCTCGATGAGATCTGCGATATGGCGATGACGATGCAGGCCAAGGTTCTGCGCGTACTCGAAGAGCAGCGCTTTCAGCGCGTCGGCGGCAACGAATCGATATCGGTCGATGTGCGCGTGATCGCGGCGACGAATATCGATCCGCAGCAGGCCATTCGCGACGGACGATTTCGCGAAGACCTCTACTATCGATTGAACGTGATTCCGATTAACATGCCCGCTCTGCGTGAGCGCATGGGCGATATACCGCTTCTGCTCGATCATTTCTTGCGTCAGGCGGTGAAGGCGAACGGCCTGCCGGCGAAGGTGTTCACGCCCGGCGCCATCGACCTGCTTGCTCGTTACGAATGGCCCGGCAACGTGCGCGAGCTGAAAAACGTCGTCGAGCGCCTGGCCATCCTTTCAGAGGGAGAGCAGATCGACGTTAACCAGGTGGCCGATTCGCTTTTCAGGCCCGATCAGGACGATCAATTCCCGGGGCTTGACTTGCGTTCGGCGCGCCGGGATTTCGAGAAGAAGTACATCATGCAGGCGTTGAAGCAGTTCGAGAAGAACATCAGTCGGACGGCTCGCTTTCTTGGCATGGAGCGCACGCATCTTCATCGTAAGCTGAAGACGCTGAAGATCAACCTGGATGAGCTGTGA
- the rpoN gene encoding RNA polymerase factor sigma-54 — protein MKQRLVQKQVQKLVMTQDLRQSIELLQYSSLELKDRIEQEMIENPFLELAEADVNAERPAREEADYAGEASHYDDASDYSGMPDREASDRKQQAIENTAAMAPGLAAHLLEQIHLTDLSDEEQSVAEVLLSALDGQGLLTEDPAILLQESGFDSRHAEKVQRVIASLDPPGCAARTVQQSLIFQAELHPEKRVAGDAILLLRDFLAELEDGDRQLIIDRSGLSAERVEKAIELIRSLEPVPARHFSQQTVEYVVPDVIVMEIDGMPKVFPNDSWIPDLRINEDYARILEAEAFRTMKTEDKDYLRNRMHSASFLIRGLKQRRRTLLRTMNAIVGFQEEFFRRGPGHLKPLNLRMVAEELSLHESTVSRITSNKYVQTRWGVFELKYFFARGLKKLDGVESESSTSIQDRIRILIESEAEPLSDQAIANILKKEGIRIARRTVAKYRGILGIPVAESRRSHKKE, from the coding sequence ATGAAGCAGCGACTCGTACAGAAACAGGTTCAGAAGCTCGTGATGACGCAGGACCTGCGTCAGTCGATCGAGCTTTTACAGTATTCGTCCCTCGAACTGAAAGATCGCATCGAACAGGAGATGATCGAGAATCCGTTTCTCGAACTCGCCGAAGCTGATGTTAACGCCGAGCGGCCGGCGCGCGAAGAGGCGGACTATGCGGGCGAGGCAAGCCATTATGACGACGCCTCTGACTATTCGGGCATGCCCGACCGCGAGGCCTCGGATCGCAAGCAGCAGGCTATCGAGAATACGGCGGCGATGGCGCCCGGACTGGCCGCGCATCTTCTCGAACAGATCCATTTAACCGATCTGAGCGACGAAGAGCAGAGCGTCGCCGAGGTGCTGCTCTCGGCGCTTGACGGGCAGGGGCTGTTAACCGAAGACCCTGCAATCCTGTTGCAGGAGAGCGGATTCGATTCTCGTCATGCCGAAAAGGTGCAGCGTGTGATCGCCTCGCTGGATCCTCCCGGTTGTGCCGCCCGCACCGTGCAGCAGTCTCTTATCTTTCAGGCTGAGCTGCACCCGGAAAAACGAGTCGCCGGCGACGCCATCCTGCTACTACGGGATTTTCTGGCCGAGCTCGAAGACGGCGACCGGCAGCTCATCATCGACCGCTCCGGCCTTTCCGCCGAAAGAGTGGAGAAGGCCATAGAGCTGATCCGATCGCTGGAGCCGGTGCCCGCCCGGCACTTCAGCCAGCAGACCGTCGAATACGTCGTGCCCGACGTCATCGTCATGGAGATCGACGGCATGCCGAAAGTATTCCCGAACGATTCCTGGATTCCCGATCTGCGTATCAACGAAGACTATGCGCGCATCCTTGAGGCCGAGGCCTTTCGTACGATGAAGACGGAGGATAAGGATTACCTGAGAAACCGCATGCATTCGGCTTCGTTCCTGATTCGCGGTCTCAAACAGAGACGACGGACGCTACTGCGCACGATGAACGCCATCGTCGGATTTCAGGAAGAGTTCTTTCGCCGCGGGCCCGGCCATCTGAAGCCGTTGAACCTGCGTATGGTCGCCGAGGAACTCAGTCTGCACGAATCGACGGTGTCGCGCATCACCTCGAATAAATACGTGCAGACGCGCTGGGGCGTTTTTGAACTGAAGTACTTCTTTGCCCGAGGCCTCAAAAAGCTCGACGGAGTGGAAAGCGAATCTTCAACGAGCATCCAGGATCGCATCCGCATTCTCATCGAATCGGAGGCCGAGCCGCTTTCAGACCAGGCCATCGCCAACATATTAAAAAAGGAAGGCATCCGAATCGCCCGGCGCACGGTGGCAAAATACCGGGGAATTCTCGGGATTCCGGTTGCCGAATCAAGGCGCAGCCATAAAAAGGAATGA
- the priA gene encoding replication restart helicase PriA: MFHRYIDVLLPYPLDQSLTYLLPEGLEVDAGWMVEVPLQNRTERAVVVERHSHPPDVHIKEMATPVFEGPVVSEAQIELARWMAEHYLCAPGEALFKMFPSPHRLSKKAKSDLASVERPTSPAESLILNDEQSGVFSLLCDELDAGRHSVHLLHGITGSGKTEIYIRALQHALDIKRSGILLVPEISLTVQTINRLQSTFGNELALLHSGRRPKERFAEYMDVLAGRRRIVVGTRSAVFAPVSRPGIIILDEEHDASYREHSTPRYDARQIARRRCETESSVLLLGSATPRVEMRYAAERFDVRRNPESKARFFYHRLTERARGALPDVQIIEQQGDADISRTLLLEIEKNFESGRQTVLLLNRRGYQPYIQCRTCKSVVECPRCSVGLTAHRDGRLLCHQCGWTEREMKQCRSCGGPLKKQGTAVQKVEEYLLTRFPSMRIERLDTDAAAKIDVEDVLSRFLQGEIDLLTGTQMIAKGLDSPGVTLVGVLQADRGLALPDFRAQERVFSLLMQVAGRAGRGEEAGRVFFEALNTEHPVLLLAREQNYDRFFAEEIAERRESGYPPFKRLIRILIRSREEAVAVKRIEELASLLTTELSDKDELLGPAPAPLTKLHNNYRYHLILKTTAPDRLRGVLKERLPAFKARLGEKAFVELEFDPLDML, translated from the coding sequence CTGTTTCACCGCTATATCGACGTTCTTCTGCCGTATCCTCTGGATCAGAGCTTAACGTATCTGCTTCCTGAAGGCCTTGAGGTTGACGCAGGCTGGATGGTGGAGGTTCCGCTGCAGAACCGTACCGAACGTGCCGTCGTCGTCGAACGTCATTCCCATCCGCCCGATGTTCATATCAAAGAGATGGCCACTCCCGTATTCGAAGGTCCTGTCGTCAGCGAGGCACAAATCGAGCTTGCCCGATGGATGGCCGAGCACTACCTCTGTGCTCCGGGCGAGGCGCTTTTCAAGATGTTTCCTTCGCCGCATCGTCTGAGCAAGAAAGCAAAGTCCGACCTCGCATCGGTCGAACGGCCGACGTCCCCGGCAGAGAGCCTGATTCTGAACGACGAACAGTCAGGCGTATTCTCGCTGCTCTGCGACGAGCTTGATGCGGGCAGGCATTCCGTGCATTTATTGCACGGCATCACCGGATCAGGAAAAACAGAGATCTATATTCGCGCTCTGCAGCATGCGCTCGATATCAAAAGATCGGGCATATTGCTCGTGCCCGAGATATCGTTAACCGTGCAGACGATCAACCGTCTGCAGAGCACGTTTGGTAACGAACTGGCGCTTCTTCATTCGGGGCGTCGTCCGAAAGAGCGTTTTGCGGAGTATATGGACGTGCTTGCCGGCCGCCGTCGCATCGTCGTCGGTACCCGATCGGCGGTGTTTGCGCCTGTCAGCCGGCCGGGCATCATCATACTCGACGAAGAGCATGACGCCTCGTATCGAGAGCACAGCACTCCTCGGTACGATGCGCGACAGATCGCCCGCCGTCGCTGCGAGACGGAATCGTCCGTACTTCTTCTCGGCTCGGCCACCCCTCGCGTAGAGATGCGTTATGCGGCCGAGCGTTTTGACGTGCGGCGGAATCCCGAAAGCAAGGCGCGCTTCTTCTATCATCGCCTGACGGAGCGGGCTCGAGGCGCTCTGCCCGACGTGCAGATCATCGAGCAGCAGGGCGACGCCGATATCAGCCGAACCCTTCTTCTTGAGATCGAGAAGAATTTCGAGAGCGGCAGGCAGACCGTACTGCTCCTGAACAGACGGGGCTACCAGCCGTATATCCAGTGCCGCACCTGCAAATCCGTCGTCGAATGTCCGCGCTGCTCGGTGGGGTTAACCGCTCACCGTGACGGTCGCCTTCTCTGTCATCAATGCGGATGGACGGAGCGCGAGATGAAGCAGTGTCGCAGCTGCGGCGGGCCGTTAAAGAAGCAGGGCACCGCCGTGCAGAAGGTGGAGGAGTATCTGCTGACACGCTTTCCGTCGATGCGTATCGAACGCCTCGATACCGATGCGGCTGCGAAGATCGACGTCGAAGACGTTCTATCGCGTTTTTTACAGGGCGAGATCGATCTGCTCACCGGAACGCAGATGATTGCAAAGGGCCTTGATTCGCCCGGCGTCACGCTTGTCGGCGTGCTGCAGGCCGACCGTGGCCTGGCCCTTCCCGATTTTCGAGCTCAGGAGCGCGTCTTCTCGCTTCTCATGCAGGTTGCCGGACGGGCAGGCCGGGGCGAAGAGGCCGGGCGTGTATTCTTTGAGGCCCTGAACACGGAGCATCCGGTGCTGTTGCTTGCCAGGGAACAGAACTACGATCGCTTCTTTGCAGAAGAGATCGCCGAGCGACGCGAGAGCGGTTATCCGCCGTTTAAGAGGCTGATCCGCATCTTGATTCGTTCGCGTGAAGAGGCCGTAGCCGTGAAGCGCATCGAAGAGCTGGCGAGCCTTCTTACGACGGAGCTTTCTGATAAAGACGAGCTTCTTGGCCCGGCTCCGGCGCCGTTAACAAAACTGCATAACAATTATCGCTATCATCTGATTCTGAAAACGACGGCACCCGATCGTCTGCGCGGCGTCCTCAAAGAGCGTCTGCCCGCCTTTAAGGCACGTCTCGGCGAAAAGGCCTTCGTAGAACTGGAGTTTGATCCGCTTGATATGCTATAG
- the ahpF gene encoding alkyl hydroperoxide reductase subunit F, whose protein sequence is MFDEEMKEQLRQYFARIEKPVQLQMYTGQHESRDELKQMLSAVAELSDKIELTEKTDDGASPIAFDVISEGKPTGIRFSGIPGGHEFSSLVLALLQAGGSPIRLDEGVQKLVSGFKGEMRFQTVVSLSCHNCPDVVQTLNSLALVNPGITHEMIDGGLFPEFVEKHGVQGVPAVFLNGEPFANGKIDAGQIIDRMIEKNANNIDVRESDQVYDVAIVGGGPAGVAAAVYSARKGLAVTVIADRIGGQVKDTMGIENLITIAKTTGPELTASLGDLLRAHEIDIREHLRVDHIENGDVYKTIVLNTSERIRSRTVILATGAKWRELNVPGEKDFLGKGVAYCPHCDGPFFKGKDVAVIGGGNSGVEAALDLAGIVRSVKVFEFTDRLNADKILLQRLEQTSNIESFVSAQVTEVLHDAEKVTGIRYKDRTTGEEIDLPLDGIFVQIGLIPNTAFVDGLVERNRFGEIVVDTHGRTSVPGIFAAGDATTTPYKQIAIALGDGAKASLAAFEYLLKQPKVEAVA, encoded by the coding sequence ATGTTTGATGAAGAAATGAAAGAACAGCTGCGACAGTATTTCGCCCGCATCGAAAAGCCGGTGCAGTTGCAGATGTACACAGGACAGCATGAGAGTCGCGATGAGCTGAAACAGATGCTGTCGGCGGTCGCTGAGCTAAGCGATAAGATTGAACTGACAGAAAAGACGGACGACGGCGCCTCGCCAATCGCATTCGACGTAATCTCGGAAGGAAAGCCCACGGGCATCCGCTTCAGCGGTATTCCGGGCGGACATGAATTCAGCTCCCTTGTTCTTGCGCTACTTCAGGCAGGCGGATCGCCGATCCGGCTTGACGAAGGCGTGCAGAAGCTTGTGAGCGGATTTAAAGGCGAGATGCGTTTTCAAACCGTCGTCTCTCTTTCCTGTCATAACTGCCCCGATGTAGTGCAGACGCTTAACTCTCTTGCTCTTGTGAATCCGGGCATCACGCATGAGATGATCGACGGCGGGCTCTTTCCCGAGTTCGTCGAAAAACACGGCGTGCAGGGCGTTCCGGCCGTCTTTTTGAACGGAGAACCCTTCGCAAACGGCAAGATCGACGCCGGCCAGATCATCGATCGCATGATCGAGAAGAACGCGAATAACATCGACGTTCGCGAATCGGATCAGGTCTACGATGTCGCCATCGTCGGCGGCGGACCGGCCGGCGTGGCCGCCGCCGTCTACAGCGCCCGCAAGGGTTTAGCCGTCACCGTTATCGCCGACCGCATCGGCGGCCAGGTGAAAGATACGATGGGCATCGAGAATCTGATCACGATCGCGAAGACGACCGGTCCCGAACTGACGGCGTCGCTGGGCGACCTTCTGCGTGCGCATGAGATCGACATCCGCGAACATCTGCGCGTCGATCATATCGAAAACGGCGACGTCTACAAAACCATCGTGCTCAACACGTCGGAGCGCATCCGCTCGCGAACCGTAATACTCGCAACGGGAGCGAAATGGCGCGAGCTGAACGTACCGGGCGAGAAGGACTTTCTCGGCAAAGGCGTCGCCTACTGTCCGCATTGCGACGGGCCTTTCTTTAAAGGAAAGGATGTGGCCGTCATCGGCGGCGGCAACTCAGGCGTCGAGGCCGCTCTTGACCTGGCCGGCATCGTCAGATCGGTTAAGGTCTTCGAATTCACCGATCGGTTAAACGCCGATAAGATCCTGCTTCAGCGGCTTGAGCAGACCTCGAATATCGAGTCTTTCGTAAGCGCTCAGGTAACGGAGGTGTTGCACGACGCCGAGAAGGTGACGGGCATCCGATATAAAGACCGCACGACGGGCGAAGAGATCGATCTGCCTCTGGACGGTATCTTTGTGCAGATCGGCCTGATTCCGAATACGGCCTTCGTCGACGGCCTTGTCGAACGCAACCGCTTCGGTGAGATCGTCGTCGATACGCACGGACGCACGTCGGTGCCGGGTATCTTCGCCGCCGGTGATGCCACAACGACGCCGTACAAGCAGATCGCCATCGCCCTTGGAGATGGGGCTAAGGCATCGCTGGCCGCCTTCGAGTATCTCTTGAAGCAGCCGAAGGTGGAGGCGGTGGCATAA
- the hprK gene encoding HPr(Ser) kinase/phosphatase, translating into MSSETGVAVRELIGRPELRLTLAAGADGLDRRLTCIDVNRPGLALAGFYRDFAEERIQVIGKGEYAYISDCKIPQQLQMGVGFLSFAIPAVVFTHGNVPPPCFVETSDHTGIPLLSTSLTTHDFLVHYTRFITEALAESTKLHGVLLDVYGVGILLQGSSGIGKSETALELIERGHRLVADDMVELRCLADSYLMGYTSSIIEHNMELRGIGIIDVKELFGAGAVRREIRLDMVIQLEEWDVSREYERLGLEDRTTQILGVDVPHIILPVRPGRNIPILIETAAMNHRLKSMGIHAGRNLSERIQREIQRKQEGDKAARRFDSAPAERSVDVTVDSKASDADVDEAQPEKPKRPLPKSRPLSPPV; encoded by the coding sequence ATGAGCTCTGAAACCGGAGTAGCCGTACGTGAGCTTATCGGTCGTCCGGAACTCCGGCTCACACTGGCAGCCGGGGCCGATGGACTCGATCGACGTCTCACCTGTATTGATGTAAACCGGCCCGGCCTTGCCCTGGCCGGTTTTTATCGCGATTTCGCTGAAGAACGCATTCAGGTGATCGGCAAGGGCGAATACGCCTATATCTCGGATTGCAAGATACCGCAACAGCTTCAGATGGGAGTGGGCTTCCTCAGCTTCGCCATCCCTGCCGTCGTATTTACGCATGGAAATGTACCGCCGCCCTGTTTCGTAGAAACTTCGGATCATACGGGCATTCCGCTTCTCAGCACTTCGCTTACGACGCATGATTTTCTCGTTCATTATACTCGTTTTATTACCGAAGCCCTTGCCGAATCGACGAAGCTGCACGGCGTTCTTCTCGACGTCTACGGCGTCGGCATTCTGCTCCAGGGCTCAAGCGGCATCGGCAAATCAGAGACGGCGCTCGAACTGATCGAGCGCGGTCATCGTCTTGTCGCCGACGATATGGTCGAGTTGCGGTGTCTGGCCGACAGCTATCTGATGGGTTATACAAGCTCCATCATCGAGCATAATATGGAGCTGCGCGGTATCGGCATCATCGACGTAAAAGAGCTTTTCGGCGCCGGAGCGGTGCGCCGGGAGATCCGCCTTGATATGGTGATCCAGCTCGAAGAGTGGGATGTCAGCCGCGAATACGAGCGACTCGGCCTTGAAGATCGCACGACGCAGATTCTCGGCGTTGACGTTCCGCACATTATACTTCCCGTGCGTCCGGGGCGCAATATTCCCATTCTGATCGAAACGGCGGCCATGAACCATCGTCTGAAGTCGATGGGCATCCATGCCGGCCGCAATCTTTCGGAACGCATACAGAGAGAGATCCAGCGCAAGCAAGAAGGCGATAAAGCGGCACGCAGGTTCGATTCGGCCCCGGCTGAGCGGAGCGTCGACGTTACGGTGGATTCTAAGGCGTCGGACGCTGACGTCGATGAAGCTCAGCCCGAGAAACCGAAACGCCCTCTGCCGAAATCGCGTCCCCTGAGCCCGCCGGTTTAG
- a CDS encoding HPr family phosphocarrier protein translates to MKEKTIVIQMEQGMHARPASVFVREAGRFASEVQLTADGVTVNGKSIMGILMLALGPGTHVHLKIEGADEDEALEILSGVLSGNAE, encoded by the coding sequence ATGAAAGAAAAGACGATCGTAATTCAGATGGAGCAGGGAATGCATGCCAGACCTGCCTCGGTTTTCGTTCGCGAAGCCGGACGTTTCGCGTCTGAGGTACAGTTAACGGCCGACGGAGTGACGGTGAACGGAAAGAGCATCATGGGTATTCTCATGCTGGCGCTCGGACCGGGCACGCACGTGCATCTGAAAATCGAAGGCGCCGACGAAGATGAGGCGCTTGAAATCCTGTCGGGAGTACTGAGCGGCAATGCCGAATGA
- a CDS encoding SelT/SelW/SelH family protein, which produces MTNRISITYCTQCRWLLRAAWMAQELLTTFEQELSELTLIPGTGGIFEVHANDALIWSRKEQGRFPDITELKQLVRDQIAPEKDLGHSDRKKES; this is translated from the coding sequence ATGACTAACCGAATTTCCATCACCTACTGCACACAATGCCGCTGGCTGCTTCGAGCGGCGTGGATGGCTCAGGAGCTGCTCACAACCTTCGAGCAGGAACTCTCTGAACTCACACTGATTCCCGGAACAGGCGGCATCTTCGAGGTGCATGCCAATGACGCCCTGATCTGGTCACGCAAAGAACAGGGTCGGTTTCCTGACATCACCGAGCTCAAGCAGCTCGTCCGGGATCAGATCGCGCCCGAGAAGGACCTGGGGCATTCGGACAGGAAAAAAGAGTCGTAG